One Sphingomonas sp. SUN039 genomic window carries:
- a CDS encoding P-II family nitrogen regulator, whose amino-acid sequence MKLVVAIIKPFKLDEVREALTELGVTGMTVTEVKGFGRQKGQTEIYRGAEYSTNMVPKLKVEVACGTDLSPRVVEAIQAAANTGAIGDGKIFVLDIGEAVRIRTGETDANAL is encoded by the coding sequence ATGAAACTCGTCGTTGCGATCATCAAACCGTTCAAGCTCGACGAGGTGCGCGAAGCCCTGACCGAGCTGGGCGTGACGGGCATGACCGTCACCGAGGTCAAGGGCTTCGGTCGGCAAAAGGGCCAGACCGAGATTTACCGCGGCGCAGAATATTCGACCAATATGGTGCCCAAGCTGAAGGTCGAGGTTGCCTGCGGCACCGACCTGAGCCCACGCGTCGTCGAGGCGATCCAGGCCGCTGCCAACACCGGCGCCATCGGCGACGGCAAGATTTTCGTGCTCGACATCGGCGAAGCCGTGCGGATCCGCACCGGCGAGACCGATGCGAACGCGCTCTAA
- a CDS encoding DUF2007 domain-containing protein — protein MARGTGLVALVELANYPNAMEAAMVKGLLEAEGIDAVLFDHGMNIADSSGWLVPVRVMVLDEDLAAARAVLPIS, from the coding sequence GTGGCACGAGGCACAGGGCTAGTGGCGCTGGTCGAACTGGCGAACTACCCCAATGCGATGGAGGCAGCGATGGTCAAGGGGCTGCTCGAGGCCGAAGGGATCGACGCCGTGCTGTTCGATCACGGCATGAATATCGCGGACTCCTCGGGCTGGCTGGTGCCGGTCCGTGTCATGGTGCTCGACGAGGATCTGGCTGCCGCCCGGGCAGTTCTGCCTATTAGTTAG
- a CDS encoding pyridoxamine 5'-phosphate oxidase family protein yields MSDFTDHVTDDHAAFIAKQPVFFVATAADGARINLSPKGMDSFRVLGPKRVGYLDVGGSGNETHAHLAADGRATIMFCAFDRPALILRIYARGRAVLPQDDGWDALAAHFTLLPGTRQIFEFDVDSVQTSCGWGVPFMTLDRERQTLSKYHRADDPEKRLRTQAKRSKTIDGLPVRAQTRMPWHEAQG; encoded by the coding sequence ATGTCCGATTTCACCGATCACGTCACCGACGACCATGCGGCGTTCATTGCGAAACAGCCGGTGTTCTTCGTCGCAACCGCTGCCGATGGCGCGCGGATCAATCTTAGTCCCAAGGGGATGGATTCGTTTCGCGTGTTGGGGCCGAAACGGGTCGGCTATCTCGACGTCGGCGGATCGGGGAACGAAACCCACGCGCATCTCGCCGCCGACGGGCGCGCGACGATCATGTTCTGCGCGTTCGACCGGCCCGCGCTGATCCTGCGGATTTACGCGCGGGGGCGGGCGGTCCTGCCGCAAGACGATGGCTGGGATGCGCTTGCTGCCCATTTCACGCTGTTGCCCGGAACCCGCCAGATTTTCGAGTTCGATGTCGACAGCGTCCAGACCAGCTGCGGCTGGGGCGTCCCGTTCATGACGCTCGACCGCGAACGCCAGACCTTGTCGAAATACCACCGAGCGGACGACCCCGAAAAGCGGCTGCGGACACAGGCCAAACGCAGCAAGACCATCGACGGCCTGCCGGTGCGCGCCCAAACTAGGATGCCGTGGCACGAGGCACAGGGCTAG
- a CDS encoding type II toxin-antitoxin system CcdA family antitoxin translates to MASKVNPNRRPTNVTLDARAVDDARALGINVSKACELGLVSEIKRAREARWRAENRAAIDSHNAFVEKHGIPLSRFRQF, encoded by the coding sequence ATGGCAAGCAAAGTGAACCCCAACCGTCGACCGACCAATGTCACTCTGGACGCGCGCGCTGTGGACGATGCGCGCGCCTTGGGCATTAATGTGTCCAAAGCGTGTGAGCTCGGTTTGGTCAGCGAGATAAAAAGGGCGCGAGAAGCGCGCTGGCGTGCTGAAAATCGCGCGGCCATCGATTCGCACAACGCATTTGTCGAAAAGCATGGCATTCCGCTTTCGCGCTTTCGTCAATTTTGA
- a CDS encoding CcdB family protein, which yields MARYDVFRDPDGTGFVVDVQSDIFDDYRTRVVIPLLPPEIAPLAVPRLNPRFDIEGQSFTLHPHFVASVPSSALGRPITSLASEDYAIAGALDLMLKGF from the coding sequence ATGGCACGGTACGACGTCTTCCGTGATCCGGACGGGACTGGATTTGTTGTCGATGTTCAATCGGACATTTTCGACGACTATCGAACGCGCGTGGTCATTCCCCTTCTGCCGCCGGAGATTGCGCCTTTGGCAGTCCCCCGACTGAACCCCCGCTTCGACATCGAAGGTCAGTCATTCACATTGCACCCCCACTTTGTTGCAAGTGTTCCGAGCAGCGCATTGGGGCGTCCGATCACATCGTTGGCGAGCGAGGATTATGCAATCGCCGGGGCGCTCGACCTGATGCTCAAGGGCTTCTGA
- the tldD gene encoding metalloprotease TldD, producing the protein MNTDPRALLYADTLDPAEAQRLTRDALSACDDGELYLQYRTSESFGFDDGRLKIADYGSARGFGLRGVSGEATGFAHSDDVSPAGIARAAATLKLLDPSASGHAQPPRKSNRHLYTDAEPLGLVPFADKVALCQRIDAAARARDPRVVQVSVGLSGTWNVVEIVRADGYTATDIRPLVRLNVSIVAQRGERRESGSFGMGGRYLYDRLFDEAVWNRAIDEALKQALVNLDSVAAPAGETTVLLGPGWPGILLHEAIGHGLEGDFNRKGTSAFSGRIGERVAAPGVTVVDDGSIPDRRGSLSIDDEGTSTGETVLIEDGILRGYMQDRLNARLMGVAATGNGRRESYAHAPMPRMTNTFMKNGTDDPAELLSRVKKGIFAKSFGGGQVDIVSGKFVFSCTEAYLIENGGIGAPIKGATLIGDGPSVLTKVSGIGNDFALDEGVGVCGKGGQSVPAGVGQPTLLIDGLTVGGTAA; encoded by the coding sequence ATGAACACCGATCCCCGCGCCTTGCTCTACGCCGACACCCTCGACCCAGCCGAAGCGCAGCGCCTGACCCGCGACGCGCTGTCCGCCTGCGACGATGGCGAGCTTTATCTGCAATATCGCACCAGTGAGTCGTTCGGCTTCGACGACGGACGGCTGAAAATCGCCGATTACGGCTCCGCGCGCGGCTTCGGGCTGCGCGGCGTCTCGGGCGAGGCGACGGGCTTTGCCCATTCGGACGATGTCTCGCCCGCCGGCATCGCGCGCGCCGCCGCCACGCTCAAGCTGCTCGACCCCTCGGCCAGCGGCCACGCCCAGCCCCCGCGCAAGAGCAACCGCCACCTCTACACCGATGCCGAACCGCTGGGACTCGTCCCCTTCGCCGACAAGGTCGCGCTGTGCCAGCGGATCGACGCCGCCGCGCGCGCCCGCGACCCGCGCGTGGTGCAGGTTTCGGTCGGCCTGTCGGGCACCTGGAACGTGGTCGAAATCGTCCGCGCCGACGGCTATACCGCCACCGACATCCGCCCGCTCGTCCGCCTGAACGTCAGCATCGTCGCGCAGCGGGGCGAGCGCCGCGAATCGGGCAGTTTCGGCATGGGCGGCCGCTACCTCTACGACCGGCTGTTCGACGAAGCCGTGTGGAACCGCGCCATCGACGAGGCGCTGAAACAGGCACTGGTCAACCTCGATTCAGTTGCCGCCCCTGCGGGCGAGACAACGGTGCTGCTCGGCCCCGGCTGGCCCGGCATCCTGCTCCACGAAGCGATCGGCCACGGGCTGGAGGGCGATTTCAACCGCAAGGGCACATCGGCGTTTTCGGGCCGCATCGGCGAGCGCGTCGCCGCCCCCGGAGTCACCGTCGTCGACGATGGCTCGATTCCCGACCGGCGCGGCTCGCTCAGCATCGATGACGAGGGCACATCGACCGGCGAGACCGTGCTGATCGAGGACGGCATCCTGCGCGGCTATATGCAGGACCGGCTCAACGCGCGGCTGATGGGCGTCGCGGCCACCGGCAATGGCCGCCGTGAAAGCTACGCCCACGCCCCGATGCCGCGCATGACCAACACCTTTATGAAGAACGGCACCGACGACCCCGCCGAGCTGCTCTCGCGCGTCAAGAAAGGCATCTTCGCCAAGAGCTTCGGCGGCGGCCAGGTCGATATCGTCAGCGGCAAGTTCGTGTTCAGCTGCACCGAGGCGTATCTGATCGAAAACGGTGGCATTGGCGCGCCGATTAAGGGCGCGACACTCATCGGCGACGGCCCCAGCGTGCTGACCAAAGTCAGCGGCATCGGCAACGACTTCGCGCTCGACGAAGGCGTCGGGGTGTGCGGCAAGGGCGGGCAGAGCGTCCCTGCGGGCGTAGGCCAGCCTACACTGTTGATCGACGGGCTGACGGTGGGCGGGACGGCGGCGTAG
- a CDS encoding DUF4402 domain-containing protein, with translation MLSVGWAMPALAGSGAGTAKTSVLGPVAMLNTAPLDFGGIVPSGGGTVTVDAQTGTRSGTGVVLAGGTVSNARFIATGTPNQVVTIALNPTPIVVVNGANNMSINQIRVSVNGGGPQPVGPNANLGPLGVINYAVGGRLTVAGSQADGLYTGTFTLTMDYQ, from the coding sequence ATGCTTTCGGTCGGCTGGGCCATGCCCGCGCTTGCCGGAAGCGGCGCGGGGACCGCGAAAACGAGCGTACTCGGGCCGGTCGCCATGCTCAATACCGCACCGCTCGATTTCGGTGGTATCGTTCCGTCGGGCGGCGGCACTGTGACAGTCGACGCGCAGACCGGCACGCGCAGCGGCACCGGGGTGGTGCTTGCTGGCGGCACCGTGTCCAACGCGCGCTTCATCGCGACCGGCACGCCCAACCAGGTTGTGACCATCGCACTCAACCCCACGCCGATCGTCGTTGTGAACGGCGCGAACAACATGTCGATCAACCAGATTCGGGTCAGCGTGAACGGTGGCGGACCGCAGCCCGTCGGTCCCAATGCCAACCTTGGCCCGCTCGGCGTTATCAACTATGCGGTCGGGGGACGGCTGACCGTGGCAGGTAGTCAGGCCGACGGCCTGTACACCGGCACCTTTACCCTCACGATGGACTATCAATAG
- a CDS encoding zinc-finger domain-containing protein, giving the protein MIAPPETFRVATRRTTCDGSGDGIPAALGHPRVWLEIDETGFVDCGYCDRRFVLIGGPTDTAESSTRA; this is encoded by the coding sequence ATGATCGCGCCGCCTGAAACGTTTCGTGTCGCTACCCGTCGGACCACCTGCGACGGATCGGGCGACGGCATCCCCGCCGCACTCGGCCATCCGCGCGTCTGGCTGGAGATCGACGAGACGGGCTTCGTCGACTGCGGCTATTGCGATCGGCGCTTCGTTCTGATCGGCGGGCCGACCGACACGGCTGAATCCTCAACGCGCGCTTAA
- a CDS encoding DUF4402 domain-containing protein, with the protein MTGAILLTGVADRADAATRAANGRARTLRPIVLANSRALDFGTLITGVTAGTVTINPRTDARTRTGGLSLVGGGAPGAARFTATGTPAVNAFITIGTAPVLTRVSGTETMTVSNMTLNGGRTRRIPASGILDVRVGGRLNVAANQRDGLYSGSFNLTVDYP; encoded by the coding sequence GTGACGGGCGCAATCCTGCTGACCGGCGTTGCCGATCGGGCGGATGCGGCGACGCGCGCCGCGAACGGCCGCGCACGAACGCTGCGACCGATTGTGCTCGCCAACTCGCGGGCGCTCGATTTCGGGACGCTGATTACTGGCGTGACGGCGGGAACGGTGACGATCAACCCGCGCACGGACGCCCGGACGCGAACCGGTGGCCTCAGCCTTGTCGGCGGCGGCGCCCCGGGGGCGGCGCGCTTCACCGCGACGGGGACGCCGGCGGTCAACGCGTTCATCACCATCGGCACCGCGCCGGTGCTGACGCGGGTTAGCGGGACCGAGACGATGACGGTCAGCAATATGACGCTCAACGGCGGGCGCACCCGGCGCATTCCGGCAAGCGGCATCCTCGATGTGCGCGTCGGCGGTCGGTTGAATGTCGCCGCCAACCAGCGCGACGGGCTATATTCGGGCAGTTTTAACCTGACCGTCGATTATCCCTGA
- a CDS encoding DUF4402 domain-containing protein: protein MGTIATYRLGRIAAACALAICSGSSLQAATQAANGKAITLRPLSIVKLRDLDFGRLASGTTAGTVVIDPTTDARSTTGGVLAAGGTPLAAQFYTYATGNQTLQVTRGPLPVLNRAGGGATMNVTQLTLNGPVLRIIGAAGLLDLRVGGTLAVAANQMDGTYSGNFDITVTYF from the coding sequence GTGGGGACAATCGCAACATATCGGCTGGGCCGGATCGCGGCGGCGTGCGCGCTGGCGATCTGCTCGGGCAGCAGCTTGCAAGCGGCGACACAGGCGGCAAACGGCAAGGCAATTACCTTGCGACCGTTGTCGATCGTCAAACTGCGCGACCTCGATTTCGGGCGGCTTGCGTCGGGAACCACGGCCGGGACCGTCGTGATCGACCCGACCACCGATGCGCGCAGCACGACCGGCGGGGTACTGGCTGCGGGTGGAACGCCGCTCGCCGCGCAATTCTATACTTACGCCACCGGCAACCAGACCTTGCAAGTGACGCGCGGGCCGTTGCCCGTGCTCAACCGCGCAGGCGGCGGGGCGACGATGAACGTGACGCAGCTCACGCTCAACGGCCCGGTATTGAGGATCATAGGCGCGGCGGGGCTGCTCGACCTGCGCGTCGGCGGCACGCTTGCGGTTGCCGCGAATCAGATGGACGGCACTTACTCGGGCAATTTCGACATCACCGTCACCTATTTCTAG
- a CDS encoding DUF4402 domain-containing protein, whose product MALALTFPLGVASAANAATQASTIRTTLRKPVTITWLRDLDFGRIVATAAAGTVTVDPDTGARSVTGGPVLAGGSPQTARFRVVATPSTLVLITRNALPVLTRAGGGATMPVTLITMNGAVNPVTTPVSGTFDVDIGGALSVAASQADGSYSGTFQINADYQ is encoded by the coding sequence TTGGCGCTGGCGTTAACGTTCCCACTGGGGGTAGCGAGTGCGGCCAATGCCGCGACGCAGGCCTCGACGATCCGTACGACGCTTCGCAAGCCGGTAACGATCACCTGGCTGCGCGATCTGGATTTCGGGCGGATCGTCGCGACCGCAGCGGCAGGTACGGTCACGGTCGACCCTGACACCGGTGCGCGGTCTGTGACAGGCGGTCCCGTGCTCGCGGGCGGATCGCCGCAAACCGCGCGTTTTCGCGTGGTTGCGACACCTTCGACGCTCGTGCTCATCACCCGCAATGCCCTGCCGGTGCTCACCCGCGCGGGCGGCGGCGCGACGATGCCGGTAACGCTGATTACTATGAACGGCGCGGTCAATCCGGTGACCACGCCGGTATCGGGAACCTTCGACGTCGATATAGGCGGCGCGCTGTCGGTGGCGGCGAGCCAGGCAGACGGCAGCTACAGCGGCACCTTCCAGATCAACGCAGATTATCAGTAG
- a CDS encoding ABC transporter ATP-binding protein, with protein sequence MSIAAIEIADLQKTYAGGKRALDGVSFDVPRGSIFGLLGPNGAGKSTLINILSGMVMKTGGSARVWGFDIDEHPRNAKASIGIVPQEILFDPFFTPFEALEIQAGLYGVPKSRRRSMELLRAVHLEDKAHAYARTLSGGMKRRLLVAKAMVHTPPVLVLDEPTAGVDIELRQQLWDYVRDLNRQGVTVVLTTHYLEEAEALCDRIAIINHGQLIANKPTRELVGMAQEKVVEITVDRDLTEAPASAFFQQVELKGERILTITYSKAQANAGDVIAAVNDAGLGIVDVSTREADLENVFLALTRAEAIG encoded by the coding sequence ATGAGTATCGCCGCTATCGAGATCGCCGACCTGCAAAAAACCTATGCCGGGGGCAAGCGCGCGCTGGACGGCGTCAGTTTCGATGTGCCGCGCGGGTCGATCTTCGGTCTGCTCGGCCCCAATGGCGCGGGCAAATCGACGCTGATCAACATCCTGTCTGGGATGGTGATGAAGACGGGTGGTAGCGCGCGGGTCTGGGGTTTCGATATCGATGAACATCCGCGTAACGCCAAGGCGTCGATCGGGATCGTGCCGCAGGAAATCCTGTTCGATCCGTTCTTCACGCCGTTCGAGGCGCTGGAGATTCAGGCCGGGCTGTACGGCGTGCCCAAAAGCCGCCGCAGGTCGATGGAGCTGCTGCGCGCGGTCCACCTCGAAGACAAGGCGCACGCCTATGCCCGCACCTTGTCGGGCGGGATGAAGCGGCGCTTGCTCGTCGCCAAGGCAATGGTCCACACGCCGCCGGTGCTGGTGCTCGACGAACCCACGGCAGGCGTCGATATCGAACTGCGCCAGCAGCTGTGGGACTATGTCCGCGACCTCAACCGGCAGGGCGTGACGGTGGTGCTCACAACCCACTACCTCGAAGAAGCCGAGGCGCTGTGTGACCGCATTGCGATCATCAACCACGGCCAGTTGATCGCGAACAAGCCGACCCGCGAACTGGTCGGCATGGCGCAGGAGAAAGTGGTCGAGATCACCGTGGACCGCGACCTGACCGAAGCGCCTGCTTCGGCGTTCTTCCAGCAAGTAGAGCTCAAGGGCGAGCGCATCCTGACGATCACCTATTCGAAGGCGCAGGCCAATGCGGGCGATGTCATCGCAGCGGTGAACGATGCCGGTTTGGGCATCGTCGATGTCTCGACCCGCGAGGCCGATCTGGAAAATGTCTTCCTCGCCCTGACCCGGGCCGAAGCGATTGGCTAA
- the nadB gene encoding L-aspartate oxidase has translation MANPYDALVIGSGAAGLTAALTLAGAGKRVAVIAKGGLSEGSTAWAQGGIAAVLEPGDTFDSHVEDTMIAGAGLNNRATVEFVVENAPAAIERLAQLGVPFNPGESDRWHLTREGGHSHRRIVHVDDATGWAVQQALEKAAGANPDIVLLPDMVAIDLITQKHVEGGSEAPRVWGVYAFNRATGHVETITAPATVLATGGAGRCYLFSTAPRGATGDGIAMAWRAGARVSNMEFMQFHPTCLYNLEVKNFLITEAVRGEGGHLKLPTDGSRFMPRFDPREELAPRDIVARAIDHEIKRLGLDYVHLDISHRDPDFVRGHFPNIYDKLMGLGIDITRDPIPVVPAQHYTCGGVLIDLDGRTDLPGLYAAGEVSQSGLHGANRLASNSLLECFVFGESAAQHILSHPGVAPPHVRAWDESRVTDSDEEVVVQHNWREIRRFMWDYVGIVRTTKRLERAAHRIALLRQEVADYYGNFRVTPDLIELRNLVEVADLIVRSALGRHESRGLHYTADYPDLLPSAIDTILIP, from the coding sequence TTGGCTAACCCCTATGACGCCCTCGTCATCGGTTCCGGCGCTGCCGGGCTGACGGCGGCGCTGACGCTGGCAGGCGCGGGCAAGCGCGTCGCGGTGATTGCCAAGGGCGGGCTGTCCGAAGGGTCCACGGCATGGGCGCAGGGCGGGATCGCGGCGGTGCTCGAACCCGGCGACACATTCGACAGCCATGTCGAGGACACGATGATCGCGGGCGCGGGCCTCAACAACCGCGCGACCGTCGAGTTCGTCGTCGAGAACGCGCCCGCCGCCATCGAACGGCTGGCGCAACTGGGGGTCCCCTTCAATCCCGGAGAATCGGATCGCTGGCACCTGACCCGCGAAGGGGGCCACAGCCATCGCCGCATCGTCCATGTCGACGACGCGACGGGCTGGGCGGTGCAGCAGGCGCTGGAAAAGGCGGCCGGTGCCAATCCGGACATCGTGCTGTTGCCCGACATGGTTGCCATCGACCTGATCACCCAGAAGCATGTCGAGGGCGGCAGCGAGGCGCCGCGCGTCTGGGGCGTCTATGCGTTCAATCGCGCGACCGGCCATGTCGAAACCATCACGGCGCCCGCCACGGTGCTCGCCACCGGCGGCGCAGGTCGGTGCTATCTGTTTTCGACCGCCCCGCGCGGCGCAACCGGCGACGGCATCGCGATGGCGTGGCGCGCAGGCGCGCGGGTGTCGAACATGGAATTCATGCAGTTCCACCCGACCTGCCTCTACAATCTGGAGGTCAAGAATTTCCTGATTACCGAAGCGGTGCGCGGCGAGGGCGGGCATTTGAAGCTGCCGACCGATGGCAGCCGCTTCATGCCGCGTTTCGACCCGCGCGAGGAACTCGCCCCGCGCGACATCGTGGCGCGTGCCATCGACCACGAGATCAAACGGCTCGGCCTCGATTATGTCCACCTCGACATCAGCCACCGCGATCCCGATTTCGTGCGCGGGCATTTCCCCAATATCTACGACAAGCTCATGGGCTTGGGGATCGACATCACGCGCGACCCGATCCCGGTCGTCCCGGCCCAGCATTATACCTGCGGCGGCGTGCTGATCGACCTCGACGGGCGGACCGACCTGCCCGGCCTTTATGCCGCAGGCGAAGTCAGCCAGTCGGGGCTGCACGGCGCGAATCGGCTGGCATCGAATTCGCTGCTTGAATGCTTCGTGTTCGGCGAGTCGGCGGCGCAGCACATCTTGTCCCATCCCGGTGTCGCACCTCCGCACGTCCGGGCGTGGGACGAAAGCCGCGTCACCGATTCGGACGAGGAAGTCGTCGTCCAGCACAACTGGCGCGAAATCCGGCGGTTCATGTGGGATTATGTCGGAATCGTCCGAACGACCAAGCGACTCGAGCGCGCCGCCCACCGGATTGCGCTGCTCAGGCAAGAGGTTGCTGATTATTACGGCAATTTCCGCGTCACCCCCGATCTGATCGAACTCCGCAACCTGGTCGAGGTCGCCGATCTGATCGTGCGGTCGGCGCTGGGGCGGCATGAAAGCCGGGGGCTGCATTATACGGCCGATTATCCCGACCTGCTTCCCTCAGCGATCGATACAATCCTTATCCCCTGA
- a CDS encoding TonB-dependent receptor domain-containing protein: MKHQLYFGVAFAALSFSGSAFAQSTGTIDAEEEIVVTGSQTRTAINGIEVPDTPKARTVLNNDVLRTAAPGQTLLQAINVVPSVNFTNNDPFGSSGGNVRIRGFDGNRISFTWDGLPLNDSGNYAIFSNQAGDPEIVDSVNVNQGTTDVDSPTAASSGGTINYRSIIPSEEPGAMIVGAYGMSYKGRTYNRIFGKLETGDLFGTGIRAFITAAGARNDKFRGTGEIAKEQYNIRLYKELGSNGDFISIAGHYNQNRNASFRAITLSQADYDFRTNGRLTFDNNAACARAVFVGGTAQSDATVSQPSTLIPTGISTTTQTAAGTATGFDTGCGNYYGTRVNPSNTGNIRFNSKFSLTDALTFTVDAGYQYVLANGGGYTTMSETDPRARGYNPGVTTGGVDYSGDGDTLDTVSFYAPNNTNTNRYTLLSSLRWDFMEDQYVRIAYAYDNARHRQTAEWGRHDAAGNPIYSFGGRQPNLQVNDNNSYFLRGRDRFSIALLNQISGEYRGKFFDNKLEVMLGVRAPFFHRELNQFCYTQLTTGNPICTSRTLGTTALAIPTGGNALNFLYVVPGTTSTLAAPANAVYAPFRQTYNYNKILPNVGITVRPMDRVSIYASFAQGLSAPRTDNLYRGVTVTVQPETTDNFDIGIRYTSGPIRASLGGFLNKFKNRIVTAFDPDTGISVDRNVGRVEIKGVEASLSVNPFPWFSFNGFASYIDARYKDNVLASVGGVTYTVPLADKKLVETPQWQYGYRASFNYGPATLGMNFKQVTSRYATDLNDQFVPGYNTFDLDARISLKQWGLAKTFVQVNVTNLFDSQYLGSINSQTSLPTNIAGLIPGIATTTNIGGSNPTYQPGSPRAFSVSVQVGF, encoded by the coding sequence ATGAAGCATCAGCTGTATTTCGGCGTGGCATTTGCTGCGCTGTCGTTTTCGGGCTCGGCGTTCGCCCAGTCGACCGGCACGATCGATGCCGAAGAGGAAATCGTCGTCACCGGTTCGCAGACGCGCACCGCGATCAACGGTATCGAAGTCCCCGATACGCCCAAGGCACGCACCGTGCTGAACAACGACGTGCTGCGGACCGCAGCCCCCGGACAGACCTTGCTGCAGGCGATCAACGTGGTCCCCAGCGTCAACTTTACCAACAACGACCCGTTCGGTTCGTCGGGCGGCAACGTCCGCATCCGCGGTTTCGACGGCAACCGTATCTCGTTCACCTGGGACGGCCTGCCGCTGAACGACTCGGGTAACTATGCGATCTTCTCGAACCAGGCGGGCGATCCCGAAATCGTCGATTCGGTCAACGTCAATCAGGGCACGACCGACGTCGATTCGCCGACGGCGGCCTCGTCGGGCGGCACGATCAACTATCGTTCGATCATCCCCAGCGAAGAACCCGGTGCGATGATCGTCGGGGCCTATGGCATGTCGTACAAAGGCCGCACCTATAACCGCATCTTCGGCAAGCTGGAAACCGGTGACCTGTTTGGCACCGGCATCCGCGCGTTCATCACGGCCGCGGGCGCGCGCAACGACAAGTTCCGCGGCACCGGCGAAATCGCCAAGGAACAGTACAACATCCGCCTGTACAAGGAACTGGGGTCGAACGGCGACTTCATCTCGATTGCGGGCCATTACAACCAGAACCGCAACGCCTCGTTCCGCGCGATCACCCTGTCGCAGGCCGATTACGACTTTCGGACCAACGGTCGACTCACCTTCGACAACAACGCGGCGTGCGCGCGGGCAGTATTCGTCGGCGGCACCGCGCAGAGCGACGCGACGGTTTCGCAGCCGTCGACGCTGATCCCCACCGGCATCTCGACCACAACGCAGACCGCTGCAGGCACCGCGACCGGCTTCGATACCGGCTGCGGCAATTACTATGGCACCCGCGTCAACCCGTCGAACACCGGCAACATCCGTTTCAATTCGAAGTTCTCGCTGACCGACGCGCTGACCTTCACGGTCGATGCCGGTTACCAGTACGTCCTCGCCAACGGCGGCGGCTACACGACGATGTCGGAGACCGATCCGCGCGCCCGTGGCTACAACCCCGGCGTAACCACCGGCGGCGTCGACTATAGCGGCGACGGCGATACGCTCGACACCGTATCTTTCTACGCGCCGAACAACACCAACACGAACCGCTACACGCTGTTGTCGTCGCTACGCTGGGATTTCATGGAAGACCAGTATGTCCGTATCGCCTATGCGTATGACAATGCGCGCCACCGCCAGACGGCGGAATGGGGTCGTCACGACGCTGCGGGCAACCCGATCTATTCGTTCGGCGGCCGTCAGCCCAACCTGCAGGTCAACGACAACAACAGTTATTTCCTGCGCGGCCGCGACCGGTTCTCGATCGCGCTGCTCAACCAGATTTCGGGCGAGTATCGCGGCAAGTTCTTCGACAACAAACTCGAGGTTATGCTGGGTGTGCGCGCGCCGTTCTTCCACCGCGAGCTGAACCAGTTCTGCTACACCCAGCTTACGACCGGCAACCCGATCTGTACCAGCCGCACGCTCGGTACGACCGCGCTGGCGATACCGACCGGCGGCAATGCGCTGAATTTCCTGTATGTGGTGCCCGGCACGACAAGCACGCTCGCCGCACCGGCGAATGCGGTCTACGCGCCGTTCCGTCAGACCTATAACTACAACAAGATCCTGCCCAACGTCGGCATCACTGTCCGTCCGATGGACCGGGTCAGCATCTATGCGAGCTTCGCACAGGGGCTGTCGGCGCCGCGTACCGACAATCTTTATCGCGGCGTGACTGTGACGGTGCAGCCGGAGACGACCGATAACTTCGATATCGGTATCCGTTATACCTCGGGTCCGATCCGGGCATCGCTCGGCGGCTTCCTGAACAAGTTCAAGAACCGGATCGTCACCGCATTCGATCCCGACACCGGCATTTCGGTCGACCGCAACGTCGGTCGCGTCGAGATCAAGGGCGTGGAAGCGAGCCTTAGCGTGAACCCGTTCCCGTGGTTCAGCTTCAACGGCTTCGCCTCGTACATCGACGCACGTTACAAGGACAATGTGCTGGCGAGCGTCGGGGGCGTCACTTACACGGTTCCGCTGGCCGACAAGAAGCTGGTCGAAACACCGCAGTGGCAATACGGCTATCGCGCGTCGTTCAACTACGGACCGGCAACGTTGGGCATGAACTTCAAGCAGGTGACGAGCCGCTATGCGACCGACCTCAATGACCAGTTCGTGCCGGGCTACAACACGTTCGACCTCGATGCGCGGATCAGCCTGAAGCAATGGGGCCTCGCCAAGACGTTCGTGCAGGTCAATGTGACCAACCTGTTCGACTCGCAGTATCTCGGCTCGATCAACAGCCAGACCTCGCTGCCGACGAACATTGCAGGGCTCATCCCGGGCATTGCGACGACGACGAACATCGGTGGTTCGAACCCGACCTATCAGCCGGGTTCGCCGCGCGCGTTCAGCGTTTCGGTGCAGGTCGGCTTCTAA